Below is a genomic region from Neorhizobium galegae.
ACCGGGCCGAATTCGTCGAAGGGCGTGAAGCGATCGTCGGCTTCCTCACCCGCAAATGGCAGCGCGAGCTGGATTACCGTCTCGTCAAGGAGCTGTGGAGTTTCCGGGAGAACCGCATAGCGGTCCGCTTCGCTTATGAATGGCACGACGATGGCGGCAACTGGTTCCGCTCCTACGGCAACGAGAATTGGGAGTTTGACGAACACGGCCTGATGCGCCGAAGGCTCGCTTCCGTCAACGACGCGCCCATTCGCGAGGCGGAGCGGCGTTTTCATTGGCCGCTCGGACGGAGGCCCGACGATCATCCAAGCCTCAGCGCTATCGGCTTTTGACCTGTAAGGGCACTGGGAGGAAATCCTCACGCGTTCAATTTCGGGCAAGTTATCAAATCAGCGAGCGCGGTTTCTATTGATCCGCGTCGCAGGCTGTGCCATCCGCTTCGAATGATAACTTTCTCATAAGGCAAAAATGAATCGCGAGAGCGTGGGCGCGGTGCGTTCCGAAGAGTTGAACAAACCCGGTCGGCTGGCAGGGTTTCTGGCTGGCGGCCTTCGGCCCGCGGCGCTTTTTCTGGGCGCTTATTTCCTGCTGAGCATCGCTGTCCGCCTGATGCTGCCCAACGCACTGACGCTGGACGAGGCCGAGCAGGCGCTGTTTTCACAATACTGGTTTGCCGGGTACGGGCCGCAGCCGCCTTTCTACAACTGGGTTCAGAATGCCTTTGTCAGCGTGATCGGCATCTCGCTCTTTTCGCTGACCTTGCCGAAATTCCTGATGCTGCTGTTGTGCTACGTATTCTTTGGCATGGCGGCGCGTGAGGTCGACGCCCGACCCGCCTTTGCGGCAATGGCGATGCTGAGCCTGCTCACCCTGCCGCAGCTTTCCTACATGCCGCAGCAGGATCTGACGCACACCGTCGCGGTGCTGATGGCGACGTCGCTGTTCCTCTACGGGCTCTTGCGAACCCTTGTCAGGGCGGATTGGCAGGGCTACCTGATCATCGGAGTAGCGATCGGCATCGGCATGATCTCGAAATACAATTTCGGGCTGCTGCCTGCCTCCGCCCTCATTGCCGTATGCTGCGACAGGGAATGGCGTGCCCGGCTTTTTGACCTGCGGGCCCTGCTGACTGCCATCATCAGCCTGGCAATCGTCCTCCCGCATGCGCTTTGGCTTCTCGGCAATCTCGATCTCGCGACATCCGGCACGATCGGCAAGATGGTCGAGGCGAACGCGCCGCATGGCGTTGCCCGTATCGCACGCGCCCTAGGCTCGCTGGTGCTCGCCTGCCTGGCGTTCGGCGCCCTGACCGTCATCATCTTCGCAGTCGCCTTCAAAAAGGACTTCAGGCGATCGCTGACCGCCGGCGACCGCTGGACGCGCCTGCTGGGCCTGATGATGGCGGTGTGCCTGTTGGGTGTCTTATTGGTGATCCTTTTCACGGGCACGACCAAGATCACCGAGCGCTGGCTGGATCCCTATCTGCTGCCTCTGCCACTCTATCTGCTGCTGAAGCTGGAACGAGCGGGCATCGATACCACGCTCCATCTCAAGCGCCTCGTCCCCGTCTTCATCGTCATCATGGCTGTGACATCGGTCCCGCTGGCGGGCAAGACTTTCACGGGTGGGCTCACCGGCGCCTATACCCGGATCAACTATCCGCTCGCCTCCGTCGCGGAAGCGCTGAAAGCGGAAGGCCGGCCGGCGGTGATCGTTGCGGCCGGTATGCATCTTGCCGGCAACATGCGGCTGCAGTTCCCCGATGTGCCGGTCGTCAATTCCGAGCAGCCGATCGCCGGCTTCCCGGCTCCAAACGCCATGAAGGGGCCGGTTCTGGCGATCTGGGCGGATAGCGGGCGCGCGGCGGGCCCGCTGCCGATCGATCTTTCTTCCGTCGATACCCTCGGATTAACCGCATCGCCTGCAAAATCTCTCTCGCTGCCCTACTATTACGGCGACGGCAAAATGCAGCTCAACCTCGGTTATCTCTGGCTTCGCTGAAGACGGTAGGCAAACCGGCGAGGCTGATATATCTGTTCGGGAAGCCTGCTCGCAGGCGGATAAAGACCCCCAAGGAGATTCCGATGGCTGAGACGGAAAAGGTCGCGCTGATTACCGGCGGTGGACGTGGCATGGGCGAGGCGATCGCCCGCGAATTGTACGCCCAGGGTTACAAGCTCGCGCTGATGTCGCCCTCGGAAAGCTGCGAGAAGCTGGCAGCCGAACTCGGCGGCGTCGCCTCGCGAGGCGTCGCGGAAAAGG
It encodes:
- a CDS encoding DUF1348 family protein; this translates as MSNQRPPLPPFTPEMAVEKVRLAEDGWNSRDPARVALAYTVDSYWRNRAEFVEGREAIVGFLTRKWQRELDYRLVKELWSFRENRIAVRFAYEWHDDGGNWFRSYGNENWEFDEHGLMRRRLASVNDAPIREAERRFHWPLGRRPDDHPSLSAIGF
- a CDS encoding glycosyltransferase family 39 protein, which gives rise to MNRESVGAVRSEELNKPGRLAGFLAGGLRPAALFLGAYFLLSIAVRLMLPNALTLDEAEQALFSQYWFAGYGPQPPFYNWVQNAFVSVIGISLFSLTLPKFLMLLLCYVFFGMAAREVDARPAFAAMAMLSLLTLPQLSYMPQQDLTHTVAVLMATSLFLYGLLRTLVRADWQGYLIIGVAIGIGMISKYNFGLLPASALIAVCCDREWRARLFDLRALLTAIISLAIVLPHALWLLGNLDLATSGTIGKMVEANAPHGVARIARALGSLVLACLAFGALTVIIFAVAFKKDFRRSLTAGDRWTRLLGLMMAVCLLGVLLVILFTGTTKITERWLDPYLLPLPLYLLLKLERAGIDTTLHLKRLVPVFIVIMAVTSVPLAGKTFTGGLTGAYTRINYPLASVAEALKAEGRPAVIVAAGMHLAGNMRLQFPDVPVVNSEQPIAGFPAPNAMKGPVLAIWADSGRAAGPLPIDLSSVDTLGLTASPAKSLSLPYYYGDGKMQLNLGYLWLR